A stretch of Equus caballus isolate H_3958 breed thoroughbred chromosome 11, TB-T2T, whole genome shotgun sequence DNA encodes these proteins:
- the LIAT1 gene encoding protein LIAT1, giving the protein MERRGSPGTRGPEPLAQRQRVLGCSGCRWRPRGRMDRLGGAGASGYGEEGDEDEEEREGSAAGSKGSRLPPIAGSTSEPTTRKVKKKKKKKTKGSPKGHENGADRLYAEDLALDKHQSRGLKTQQLSSSFHGILSPSKDHGPRQEHRQDKDENRLIPSYSSTVSLSHFAEIEENLSKQINESLRWDGILADPEAERERIRVYKLNRRRRYWNLALKGFPSEPCADETPENLPYLSDKDSSTSSRQPSLKAKGPHHCFEGSLTPKLLDSD; this is encoded by the exons ATGGAGAGGCGTGGCTCTCCAGGCACTCGGGGCCCGGAGCCGCTGGCTCAGCGGCAGCGGGTCTTGGGTTGCTCCGGGTGCAGGTGGCGGCCCCGCGGGCGGATGGACCgcctgggtggggcaggggcgTCGGGGTACGGCGAAGAGGGCGACGAGGACGAGGAGGAGCGAGAGGGCAGCGCTGCGGGCTCGAAGGGATCCAGACTGCCCCCGATCGCGGGCAGCACCTCAGAACCGACCACACGGaaggtgaagaagaagaagaagaaaaagaccaaggGGTCGCCCAAGGGGCACG AAAATGGAGCTGACCGCCTTTATGCAGAGGACCTGGCTCTTG ACAAACATCAGAGTCGAGGCCTGAAGACTCAGCAGCTGTCTTCATCCTTTCATGGCATCTTAAGTCCCAGCAAAGATCACGGCCCGAGGCAAGAGCACAGACAGGACAAAGATGAAAACAGGCTCATCCCTTCTTACTCCTCCACTGTAAGTCTCTCCCACTTTGCCGAGATAGAGGAGAACCTCTCCAAGCAGATCAACGAGAGTCTGCGTTGGGATGGGATCCTCGCTGACccggaggcagagagagaaaggattcGTGTATATAAGCTGAACCGCAGGAGGCGGTACTGGAATTTGGCCCTCAAGGGCTTCCCCTCTGAGCCCTGTGCTGACGAGACCCCCGAGAACTTACCCTACCTCTCAGACAAAGACAGCAGCACGAGCAGCAGGCAGCCCTCCTTAAAAGCCAAGGGCCCTCATCACTGCTTTGAAGGAAGCCTTACTCCAAAGCTTCTAGACTCTGATTAG